In Tubulanus polymorphus chromosome 2, tnTubPoly1.2, whole genome shotgun sequence, a single window of DNA contains:
- the LOC141898829 gene encoding DNA-directed RNA polymerase I subunit RPA1-like, which yields MDRNISHVITGVSFNTYCAEDIKRLSVKEITNPNTFDSLGQSNYNGLHDSALGPLEFDDVCSTCGLNSMYCPGHMGHITLPLPIYNPIFFQKVYQIMKGTCFYCHRLLVRNAQTYMYKAKLKILEFGCISRLQDVDDEFNTLVNELGSTKSKDDVFSDKMDSCVSKIIKEESEKCKSHAVNVRNVLSKKQEITSAFIDYHLTRCSGKCHFCQLPVRGLRSENNCKIYFSKKLSRAHALKIMEKKKKQQKSNDLDEELIMIHEEKDEQQDSLPSEAEFEAISDHTYITPTEARDHLREVWKNDGEMLKLLYGSLNNKSENTDCPIDIFFVEVLPVPPNRFRPVTIMGDKKFESGQTANYAKVIESAVVAKTILMELKRQSAAGKEVEQVIDEATNRVLIGVAGNSITEKLQTAWVNLQNYVNLVMDSDLDRLTAGKDKLPGIKQVLEKKEGLFRKNMMGKRVDYAARSVISPDPNIHIDEIGIPEVFAKKLTYPTLVTPWNVQDLRQAVINGPSVHPGASFVENEYGKKIHLNNTTQIQREAIANQLLKPDSSNRKMVFGQKKVFRHLRNGDILLLNRQPTLHRPSMQAHKARVLPGEKTLRLHYACCKAYNADFDGDEMNAHFPQNEIARAEAYEIAAVPHQFLVPKDGTPLAGLIQDHVVSGSLLSLRGRHFNRADYQQLVYSGLSHRCETIKLLPPCIQKPVRLWSGKQVISTLIINLIPANKPPITLHGTSKVSGKNWHDGKGACWRAGGTPLKGDDMLESQVIIRDGELLCGLLDKAHYGPTPYGLVHCCYEIYGPEMAGSLLTCFARLFTIFLQLHGFTLGVEDILVRKNADEVRTDNMVSAAQCGPKVAAKALGVEYVMDLDAIRDKYNAAHFANDDLEMKELDLCMKTSTDEYQNQITKACMPAGLIKQFPYNNLQLMVQSGAKGSSVNCMQISCLLGQIELEGRRPPIMISGRSLPAFLPYDTSPRAGGFIDGRFLTGIRPQEYFFHCMAGREGLVDTAVKTSRSGYLQRCIVKHLEGLKVNYDLTVRESDGSVVQFAYGEDSLDIPAVKFSSRKQFPFLMENYGSIVDPVIQEKISNRMNCTSAQKYESKLKKWKRKNTGQKNRLTSSPFLLYESTCNMDKAAVDKQKDLLVKSWRNCSGKEKEKFLKQASKCPDPVVCRCSPNRYFGSISERMSEIIDRYLEKNASQFSDDDVECPKGKLSEKQFRNMMYVQNQKALAQPGHPVGLLAAQSIGEPSTQMTLNTFHFAGRGEMNVTLGIPRLREILMIASNNLKTPAMDIPLIPSDNAETNAKYLQRKFTRIQLSEVLESVDVCEFLTVKKNESRGRNYRIKFNFLPYDLYSDKFDLTPDKILDFMEKQFIVKISHGLKKKMSENAKIKSTTTAYIVDNKNKGEENQNVAQSDEEAFSDDDLNDGDATAAKQRERVSDELEYIGEDAEKQDVGISDNDPSDEELPDVEGNEYEAEIESNDGEIHAHVGKKTPSKGAARSKKKMDSARIHHVLHISNLITDYKYDHHKGEWCEISYKLPMENSKIDATTYLENEAKKTVVYETQDIKQCFLSKSTKPGEEGLIRLKTDGVNIQEMYKYSDILQIDKLYSNHIHEIARTYGIEAAGQVIVKEVRDVFAAYGIEVDYRHLSLIADYMTFSGVYLPFNRTGINSNSSPFQKMSFETTMNFLKTATMAGSADTLESPSSRIVVGLPVGVGTGCFKIHEPTISTSPEQ from the exons ATGGACAGAAATATATCTCATGTTATAACTGGAGTGTCATTTAACACGTATTGTGCAGAAGATATCAAAAGACTAAGTGTCAAAGAAATAACGAACCCTAATACATTCGATTCTCTTGGACAGTCGAATTACAATGGACTTCATGATTCCGCTTTAG GGCCATTggaatttgatgatgtttgCTCAACATGCGGCCTCAATTCTATGTACTGTCCAGGGCATATGGGTCATATTACATTGCCATTACCCATATACAACCCTATATTTTTCCAAAAGGTTTATCAG ATTATGAAAGGAACATGTTTCTATTGTCATCGGCTGTTGGTTCGTAATGCTCAAACATATATGTACAAGGCCAAATTAAAAATCCTAGAATTTGGCTGCATCAGTCGCCTACAAGATGTTGATGATGAGTTTAACACATTGGTCAATGAATTAGGTTCTACAAAATCGAAGGATGATGTATTTTCCGATAAGATGGATAGTTGCGTATCGAAGATCATAAAAG aggaatctgaaaaatgtaaaagtCATGCGGTCAATGTGAGAAACGTTTTGTCCAAGAAGCAGGAAATAACATCCGCATTTATCGATTATCATCTGACACGTTGCTCTGGAAAATGTCATTTCTGTCAACTGCCTGTACGTGGTCTTCGTTCTGAGAACAACTGCAAGATCTATTTCTCGAAGAAACTTTCACGAGCCCATGCTCTTAAGATAAtggagaaaaagaaaaa GCAGCAGAAGTCGAATGATCTCGATGAAGAATTGATAATGATCCATGAAGAGAAAGATGAGCAACAGGATAGTTTACCTTCTGAGGCGGAGTTCGAAGCTATATCGGATCATACTTATATAACACCGACGGAGGCACGCGATCATTTACGTGAAGTTTGGAAAAACGACGGCGAAATGCTGAAACTTCTATATGGTTCGCTGAATAATAAATCTGAAAACACAGATTGCCCTATAGATATATTCTTCGTGGAAGTATTGCCTGTTCCACCGAATCGTTTCAGACCA GTCACGATAATGGGTGATAAGAAATTTGAAAGTGGACAAACAGCAAACTATGCAAAGGTGATAGAATCTGCTGTGGTagcaaaaactattttgatggAACTGAAAAGACAGAGTGCTGCTGGAAAAGAAGTTGAACAAGTTATTGATGAGGCTACGAATAGA GTACTGATTGGTGTAGCTGGTAATAGTATTACAGAAAAGTTACAGACCGCATGGGTCAATCTTCAGAATTATGTGAATTTGGTGATGGATAGTGATTTGGATCGCCTAACAGCCGGCAAAGACAAATTACCCGGTATTAAACAG GTTCTCGAGAAAAAAGAGGGTCTCTTTCGTAAGAATATGATGGGTAAACGTGTGGATTATGCAGCACGTTCTGTTATCTCACCGGACCCAAATATTCACATCGATGAGATTGGTATTCCTGAGGTTTTTGCCAAAAAGTTGACGTATCCAACACTAGTTACTCCTTGGAATGTGCAAGATCTGCGTCAAGCCGTGATAAATGGACCCTCAGTTCATCCTGG GGCATCGtttgttgaaaatgaatatggaaagAAGATCCATCTGAACAATACAACTCAGATCCAAAGAGAAGCAATTGCCAATCAACTACTCAAACCAGACTCGTCAAATAGGAAAATGGTTTTTGGACAGAAAAAG GTCTTTAGACACCTGCGTAATGGCGATATTCTTTTACTGAATCGTCAACCAACTCTCCACCGGCCGAGTATGCAAGCACATAAAGCACGCGTTCTGCCTGGAGAGAAGACTTTACGACTACACTACGCATGCTGTAAAGCTTACAACGCTGATTTTGATGGTGACGAAATGAACGCACATTTTCCTCAAAATGAAATCGCTCGTGCCGAAGCCTATGAGATTG CTGCTGTGCCTCATCAGTTTTTGGTACCGAAAGATGGAACACCTCTGGCCGGCTTAATTCAGGATCATGTTGTTTCTGGTTCTTTGTTGTCCTTGCGAGGTCGTCACTTCAATAGAGCTGACTATCAACAACTTGTATACAGCGGTTTGAGTCATAGATGTGAAACAATCAAATTATTACCGCCGTGTATACAAAAACCAGTGAGACTTTGGTCAGGGAAACAG GTTATATCTACGTTGATTATTAATCTGATCCCAGCCAATAAACCACCCATTACACTTCATGGTACATCAAAAGTTTCTGGGAAG aattgGCATGATGGTAAAGGTGCTTGCTGGCGTGCTGGAGGAACGCCATTAAAAGGTGATGATATGCTTGAAAGTCAGGTGATCATTCGTGATGGCGAACTGTTGTGTGGTTTACTGGACAAGGCTCACTATGGTCCCACCCCCTATGGACTAGTCCATTGTTGTTATGAG atttACGGACCCGAAATGGCTGGATCTTTGCTTACTTGTTTTGCCagattatttacaatattcctGCAACTGCATGGATTTACCCTAGGGGTTGAGGACATTCTAGTCAGGAAAAAT GCCGATGAAGTGAGGACAGACAATATGGTCAGCGCAGCGCAGTGTGGGCCAAAAGTTGCAGCGAAGGCATTAGGTGTCGAATATGTCATGGATTTAGATGCCATTCGAGATAAATACAATGCTGCTCATTTCGCTAATGATGACTTAGAGATGAAGGAACTGGATCTATGTATGAAGACATCAACCGATGAATACCAAAACCAAATTACAAA AGCTTGTATGCCTGCTGGTcttatcaaacagtttcctTATAATAACTTACAATTGATGGTGCAATCCGGTGCAAAAGGATCATCT GTGAATTGCATGCAGATATCTTGTCTGTTGGGACAGATTGAATTGGAGGGTCGCCGTCCTCCTATAATGATCAGTGGGCGTTCGCTGCCTGCATTCTTACCGTACGATACATCTCCACGAGCTGGTGGCTTCATTGATGGTCGATTCTTGACCGGTATTCGTCCACAAGAGTATTTCTTCCATTGTATGGCAGGACGAGAG GGTCTTGTTGATACAGCCGTGAAGACAAGTCGTAGTGGTTACTTGCAGAGGTGTATTGTAAAGCATTTAGAAGGTCTGAAAGTGAACTATGATCTTACTGTACGAGAAAGTGATGGTAGTGTTGTTCAG TTTGCTTATGGTGAAGATAGTTTGGATATTCCTGCAGTGAAGTTCTCCTCCAGAAAGCAATTTCCCTTCCTGATGGAAAATTATGGTAGCATTGTCGATCCAGTGATTCAAGAAAAGATCAGCAATCGGATGAATTGCACGTCTGCGCAAAAATATGAGAGCAAA CTGAAGAAGTGGAAACGGAAAAATACAGGACAAAAGAATCGATTAACCAGTAGTCCATTCCTACTTTATGAAAGTACATGTAATATGGATAAAGCAGCCGTGGACAAACAAAAAGATTTGCTGGTTAAAAGCTGGCGAAATTGTTCAgggaaagaaaaagaaaa GTTTTTGAAACAGGCCAGTAAATGCCCAGATCCAGTTGTATGCCGGTGTAGTCCTAATCGTTATTTCGGATCCATTAGTGAAAGAATGTCTGAAATTATTGACCGGTACTTAGAAAAAAATGCCAGCCAA TTTTCAGATGATGACGTCGAGTGCCCAAAAGGAAAATTATCAGAGAAACAGTTCAGAAACATGATGTATGTACAAAATCAAAAAGCTCTTGCTCAGCCTGGTCACCCAGTTGGTCTTCTCGCAGCGCAG TCAATTGGAGAGCCATCTACGCAAATGACATTGAATACTTTCCATTTTGCTGGTCGTGGTGAGATGAATGTCACGCTGGGTATTCCGCGTCTGCGTGAGATTCTCATGATCGCCAGTAACAATCTAAAAACTCCAGCTATGGACATACCTCTCATTCCATCGGACAATGCAGAGACAAACGCTAAATATCTTCAACGAAAGTTCACACGAATCCAGTTATCAGAG GTTCTCGAGTCAGTGGATGTCTGTGAATtcttaactgtgaagaaaaatga ATCTAGAGGCAGAAACTATCGCATAAAGTTCAACTTCCTACCCTATGACCTCTACTCAGATAAGTTTGATCTAACTCCGGACAAGATATTAGATTTCATGGAGAAGCAATTCATAGTCAAAATATCTCATGGGCTGAAGAAGAAAATGTCAGAGAATGCGAAGATCAA GTCAACTACAACTGCGTATATAGTAGATAATAAGAACAAAGGCGAGGAAAATCAGAATGTAGCTCAGTCAGATGAGGAGGCATTTTCAGATGATGATCTGAATGATGGTGACGCTACAGCTGCAAAACAACGTGAACGAGTCAGTGATGAGTTAGAATACATTGGAGAAGACGCTGAAAAACAAGATGTTGGAATAAGCGATAATGACCCATCAG aTGAAGAGTTACCAGATGTCGAGGGAAATGAATATGAAGCTGAAATTGAGAGTAATGACGGTGAAATTCATGCCCATGTTGGAAAGAAAACTCCATCCAAAGGTGCAGCACgatctaaaaagaaaatggatTCAGCAAGGATTCAT CATGTGTTACATATTAGCAACCTGATAACAGATTACAAATATGATCATCATAAAGGAGAATGGTGTGAGATATCGTATAAA CTTCCGATGGAAAATAGTAAAATTGATGCGACGACCTATCTGGAAAATGAAGCTAAAAAGACCGTAGTCTATGAAACTCAGGATATTAAACAATGTTTCCTCAGTAAAAGTACGAAACCCGGAGAAGAGGGACTTATTCGTCTGAAAACTGACGGTGTCAACATTCAA GAAATGTACAAATACAGCGACATTCTTCAGATTGATAAACTGTACAGTAATCACATTCATGAAATTGCTAGAACCTATGGTATAGAAGCAGCCGGACAAGTAATTGTTAAG GAAGTAAGGGATGTATTTGCAGCATATGGTATTGAAGTCGACTACCGTCATCTGTCTCTGATCGCCGATTACATGACATTTTCCGGAGTATATTTGCCATTCAATCGTACGGGAATCAATTCAAACTCGTCGCCATTCCAGAAAATGAGTTTTGAAACTACGATGAACTTCTTAAAAACCGCGACCATGGCAG GCTCAGCGGACACATTAGAATCACCGTCATCTCGTATAGTTGTTGGATTACCGGTTGGTGTCGGTACAGGCTGCTTCAAAATACATGAACCAACTATTTCAACATCTCCTGAACAGTAA
- the LOC141899449 gene encoding cytosolic carboxypeptidase 6-like isoform X1, with protein MADNKKVTPDSGSDSESTDEPVVGNVNKFCVVPPGYNGRPKKGHIIFDACFESGNLGRVDYITDSEFDLFIRPDTCNPRFRVWFNFTVENVKSEQRIIFNVVNFSKTKSLYRDGMTPLVKSTSRPKWVRIPAKHVYYYRCPDHRKNYVMSFSFCFDREDDVYQFAYCYPYSYTRLQIYLDNLEKRNMPYFQRELLCLSVQQRRLDLLTITNPQNTQTDAKQKTVFITARVHPGETPSSFLCQGIIDFLVSNHPIAKILRESLVFKIVPMLNPDGVYLGNYRCSLMGFDLNRHWQEPSPWAHPTLYACKNLLMEFDQSDEFEVDFYIDIHAHSTLMNGFMYGNIYEDANRYEKQAVFPKLLVANAEDFSMANTAFNRDAVKAGTGRRTLGGCLDDSSYSYTLEVSFFSYQTANSSTALPYTEEAYMKLGRNVARTFLDYYKLIGYIGTKPSSGQLPKPGRGSAKEKDRKERAASEPIHYANNDDRSGFARLRYRYTHRPYDQSDNSEINAQQTLNHNGNLPVVDDRKL; from the exons atggccGACAACAAGAAAGTAACCCCGGATTCAG GAAGTGATTCAGAGAGTACTGATGAGCCTGTTGTTGGAAATGTGAACAAATTCTGTGTGGTTCCTCCTGGATACAATGGAAGACCAAAGAAAGGTCATATTATATTCGATGCTTGTTTCGAAAGCG GCAATCTTGGTAGGGTCGATTACATAACCGATTCAGAATTCGATTTATTTATCCGTCCTGATACGTGTAATCCGCGGTTCAGAGTTTGGTTCAATTTCACCGTTGAGAATGTCAAATCTGAACAG cgAATAATCTTCAATGTGGTAAACTTCAGCAAAACGAAGTCCTTATACAGAGATGGCATGACTCCACTTGTGAAATCCACAAGCAGGCCAAAATG GGTTAGAATACCGGCGAAGCATGTTTACTACTATCGATGTCCGGATCACCGGAAAAACTACGTCATGTCGTTTTCGTTTTGTTTCGATCGCGAGGACGACGTTTACCAATTTGCATACTGCTATCCGTACTCTTACACGAGATTACAAATTTACCTCGATAATCTTGAAAAGCGAAATATGCCATATTTTCAAAGGGAGCTTCTCTGTCTCAGCGTA cAACAAAGGCGTCTAGATTTATTGACTATCACGAATCCTCAAAATACTCAAACTGATGCCAAGCAAAAAACTGTATTCATAACTGCCAGAGTCCATCCGGGGGAGACTCCATCTTCATTCTTATGTCAGG ggattattgattttctagTCAGCAATCACCCGATTGCCAAGATACTCCGAGAATCTCTCGTATTCAAAATTGTGCCCATGTTAAATCCTGATGGGGTATACTTGGGGAATTATAG ATGTTCTCTTATGGGATTTGACTTGAATCGCCACTGGCAGGAGCCGTCCCCGTGGGCCCATCCAACTTTATACGCATGCAAGAATCTCCTTATGGAATTTGACCAAAGCGAT gAATTTGAAGTGGATTTTTATATCGATATTCACGCTCATTCAACGCTTATGAATGGATTTATGTATGGTAATATTTACGAAGATGCGAACAGATATGAAAAGCAGGCGGTGTTTCCCAAGTTACTCGTCGCCAATGCTGAGGATTTCTCCATGGCCAATACAGCCTTCAACCGTGATGCGGTGAAAGCCGGCACCGGGCGAAG gactCTCGGAGGCTGTTTAGATGATTCTTCTTACAGTTACACCCTCGAAGTGTCATTCTTCAGTTACCAGACGGCAAATTCGAGCACCGCTCTACCGTACACCGAAGAAGCTT ATATGAAACTGGGTAGAAATGTAGCGCGAACGTTTCTCGATTACTATAAGCTTATCGGATACATCGGTACGAAGCCGAGCAGTGGTCAGTTACCGAAACCGGGCCGCGGCAGTGCCAAGGAGAAAGATCGAAAAGAGCGAGCGGCATCTGAGCCGATACATTATGCAAATAATGATGACAG ATCAGGATTTGCACGTTTACGATATCGCTATACGCATCGACCTTACGATCAAAGTGACAATAGTGAAATTAACGCACAGCAGACTTTAAACCACAACGGAAATTTACCGGTAGTTGATGATAGAAAACTTTGA
- the LOC141899449 gene encoding cytosolic carboxypeptidase 6-like isoform X2: MADNKKVTPDSGSDSESTDEPVVGNVNKFCVVPPGYNGRPKKGHIIFDACFESGNLGRVDYITDSEFDLFIRPDTCNPRFRVWFNFTVENVKSEQRIIFNVVNFSKTKSLYRDGMTPLVKSTSRPKWVRIPAKHVYYYRCPDHRKNYVMSFSFCFDREDDVYQFAYCYPYSYTRLQIYLDNLEKRNMPYFQRELLCLSVQQRRLDLLTITNPQNTQTDAKQKTVFITARVHPGETPSSFLCQGIIDFLVSNHPIAKILRESLVFKIVPMLNPDGVYLGNYRCSLMGFDLNRHWQEPSPWAHPTLYACKNLLMEFDQSDEFEVDFYIDIHAHSTLMNGFMYGNIYEDANRYEKQAVFPKLLVANAEDFSMANTAFNRDAVKAGTGRRTLGGCLDDSSYSYTLEVSFFSYQTANSSTALPYTEEAYMKLGRNVARTFLDYYKLIGYIGTKPSSGQLPKPGRGSAKEKDRKERAASEPIHYANNDDRNVSKNMDF; this comes from the exons atggccGACAACAAGAAAGTAACCCCGGATTCAG GAAGTGATTCAGAGAGTACTGATGAGCCTGTTGTTGGAAATGTGAACAAATTCTGTGTGGTTCCTCCTGGATACAATGGAAGACCAAAGAAAGGTCATATTATATTCGATGCTTGTTTCGAAAGCG GCAATCTTGGTAGGGTCGATTACATAACCGATTCAGAATTCGATTTATTTATCCGTCCTGATACGTGTAATCCGCGGTTCAGAGTTTGGTTCAATTTCACCGTTGAGAATGTCAAATCTGAACAG cgAATAATCTTCAATGTGGTAAACTTCAGCAAAACGAAGTCCTTATACAGAGATGGCATGACTCCACTTGTGAAATCCACAAGCAGGCCAAAATG GGTTAGAATACCGGCGAAGCATGTTTACTACTATCGATGTCCGGATCACCGGAAAAACTACGTCATGTCGTTTTCGTTTTGTTTCGATCGCGAGGACGACGTTTACCAATTTGCATACTGCTATCCGTACTCTTACACGAGATTACAAATTTACCTCGATAATCTTGAAAAGCGAAATATGCCATATTTTCAAAGGGAGCTTCTCTGTCTCAGCGTA cAACAAAGGCGTCTAGATTTATTGACTATCACGAATCCTCAAAATACTCAAACTGATGCCAAGCAAAAAACTGTATTCATAACTGCCAGAGTCCATCCGGGGGAGACTCCATCTTCATTCTTATGTCAGG ggattattgattttctagTCAGCAATCACCCGATTGCCAAGATACTCCGAGAATCTCTCGTATTCAAAATTGTGCCCATGTTAAATCCTGATGGGGTATACTTGGGGAATTATAG ATGTTCTCTTATGGGATTTGACTTGAATCGCCACTGGCAGGAGCCGTCCCCGTGGGCCCATCCAACTTTATACGCATGCAAGAATCTCCTTATGGAATTTGACCAAAGCGAT gAATTTGAAGTGGATTTTTATATCGATATTCACGCTCATTCAACGCTTATGAATGGATTTATGTATGGTAATATTTACGAAGATGCGAACAGATATGAAAAGCAGGCGGTGTTTCCCAAGTTACTCGTCGCCAATGCTGAGGATTTCTCCATGGCCAATACAGCCTTCAACCGTGATGCGGTGAAAGCCGGCACCGGGCGAAG gactCTCGGAGGCTGTTTAGATGATTCTTCTTACAGTTACACCCTCGAAGTGTCATTCTTCAGTTACCAGACGGCAAATTCGAGCACCGCTCTACCGTACACCGAAGAAGCTT ATATGAAACTGGGTAGAAATGTAGCGCGAACGTTTCTCGATTACTATAAGCTTATCGGATACATCGGTACGAAGCCGAGCAGTGGTCAGTTACCGAAACCGGGCCGCGGCAGTGCCAAGGAGAAAGATCGAAAAGAGCGAGCGGCATCTGAGCCGATACATTATGCAAATAATGATGACAG aaatgttaGCAAGAACATGGATTTTTAA